GTTTCAGGGCAAGCGGCAACACATGCGCCACTGCCTATACAAACGTTGGGGTCGATATAGGGGTGCAGTGAAACCGGTTCGTGGAGACCTTCTTCTTTAGCGAGTTCAACCTTTTGAAAGGTTTTTTTGGAAGCTTTGTTTTTTTTCCGAAGATAAAAGATGATGATTCCTGCACAAAGCACAAATAAAATTCCATAAATAAGGATTTCCTCTATCAATTGTTCTTCCATCAAAATATCCATTTATACCCGAAGGTGAATGCGACAATCACATGAATAATCACAATAAAAAGCATTATTAAAGCGAAAGGCAAGTGGATTACGTGCCAGTATTCAAACCACTTTTTCATGGTTTCCAATCGGGCAATCTTCCCGGAAAGCGATCGCTCTTCCTTTACTTTTTTTATGATGGAATGCCGCTCCTCCATAGATACATTATTTTCCTTCAGCGCATTTTTAAGCAGGGTTAGGGAGGGTTTTTTAGAAACGTTTTCAGCGCTCGTGAAATTGATAAACAATTGTATGGTTTGTGGATTGAGGCTGTACTTTTTCTCCAATACTTCGGCAATATCGGTTTTCATATTTTTAACTTCGCTAAGGCTCAACGCCCTGCCTTCAATTGTTCGGGGTATTTGAATGTATATAAACCGGCCCACTACACCACTTGCAACCACAGCCACCATAGACCAAAATGCGATGGATACAATACCTCCAAATTTGAAGGTGGTGTGAAACAACACCAGAATGGGCCCAAGCGTGCAAAGAAAAATGTGGAATTCCAACAAATATTTTAACCGTACCCATTTTCCCAATATGTTATACCGTTTATACAATATGTATATAAAAACCCCAAATAATATGAGGAAAGTGCCAATTACACCCAGACCTTGACCAAAGAGACCGCTAGCCTTTAGCCAGTCGTGCTGCGGGTGATAAAAGCGTTCTTCTAGCGGAGTAATGTAATAACTGTATCCGTTGTAGATCAGATAAATGGTTACTAGCACAACAATAGATACCATAGTACCTATATATATCATATGGACAGATTTTTTCAAGATGTTAATTGTTAGGGTTTAAGAAACAGTTTAAATTAAGTAAAAAAATTAAACTTCTAATAACCAATAACGAAGAATTGCAAATAATCATATAAGGAAATTATTATAGAACAATTCCTAGGAATCTCAAGAAAAACGAGCGCAATCAGATTTAAAATATTCAACTGATAAATTGAGAGTAAATATTGAGAAGGAAGATGAGGGAGTGTGTAGGCTTTAAAATTCCCCATTCCGTCAACTAAGATTACAGCAAGGCCGATAGGGTGATTGGAAGTTTTGAGGAGTTATTTCCATTCACTAAAAATAGTGTCTTGGGATGATTTTTTCTTAATTGCCTTTATTCTATGCGTTGTAAGCGGAAGCGGTTCATCAAAATAAACCACATTGCGTTCTCCATTTTTTTTAAGATGACTCCTGATAATTGCGTGGGTGTGATAGGTTGCTGTCTGCAATTTTAAAAAAGGTTCGTAATCCTCAATATTGCAAATGGCTTCGCTTCGGTCAAAAAAACCAAAGCCTTTGTATTGTCCTTCGGCTACCAAGGCAAAGGCAATTTCGTCCTTCGTTCTTCCTTTTCCCTGTATAGCAAAGCTGGGTTTATTTTCTTTTAGGGCTTTAACGGCAGCCTGCACTTTTAGGTTATATTCCGTTACGCTTTCATTACCTTCACAAATACCCTCACAGTTTTTTATACGGTAGTGTGAGCATTTTTCTGAGGTACTCTGTAACGTACAAAAGCGCGGGCACAGTTTAAAAGTTTCACAGATTTCTTCCAGTTTTTCGGTGGCTTCGGTTCGGTTGTAAAAGGTGCTCACGGAATCATGAAGTGCCTTTGTTTTTCCCAAAGCCAATTGTATAATGCCGCGTTGGTTTACATAACTGATTATCTGGTAGGTGGTGGCGGGCCATTTTTGTGCCCTGTTGAATTTTGGATAGTGCTTTCTGATGTGTTCAGATTCCACAAGCAATGCCACGAGCTCATTCCCCGTAAGCTCATAATCTATAAAATGTGTTTCCTGGCCCAGTTGATATTCCTTTGTTTTTTTATCGTAAAAATGACTGAGTACCCGTTTCTTTATGTTTTTCGCCTTTCCCGCATATACCACTTGGTGTTTTTGGTTTTTGAAAAGATAGATGCCAGGCTCCTCAGGCAGTTCGTTTATCTGCTCGGCGGGAATGTGCGGCGGAAGCGTTGCCTGTTTGGAACGCGGGTTTAAAAAGGAATTGATAATACTGAAATCTTCATCCAAGGAAAGCAAACGCTGAAAAAGAATCACCGTGGCATCCACATCGCCTTCGGCACGGTGACGGTTGAGGTGCGGAATATTGATAGTGCTACAGAGCCTTCCGAGACTATAGGAAAGCATTCCGGGGATCAACTTTCGTGAAAGCCGGACGGTACATAGTTTTTTGCGATTGTAATGCTGTCCCAAAAGCCGAAATTCACCGCGGATTACATTGTAGTCAAAACTTACGTTATGTGCCACAAAAATAGCGTCTTGTGTAAACGCTTCAATTTTTTCGGCAACTTCAAAAAAACGAGGGGCATCGGCAACCATTTCATTGTCAA
The Aequorivita iocasae genome window above contains:
- a CDS encoding exonuclease domain-containing protein; this translates as MQSQLFAIIDVETTGGGIAGNRITEICIALMKEGEVVDKYTTLINPERDIPHHITTLTGIDNEMVADAPRFFEVAEKIEAFTQDAIFVAHNVSFDYNVIRGEFRLLGQHYNRKKLCTVRLSRKLIPGMLSYSLGRLCSTINIPHLNRHRAEGDVDATVILFQRLLSLDEDFSIINSFLNPRSKQATLPPHIPAEQINELPEEPGIYLFKNQKHQVVYAGKAKNIKKRVLSHFYDKKTKEYQLGQETHFIDYELTGNELVALLVESEHIRKHYPKFNRAQKWPATTYQIISYVNQRGIIQLALGKTKALHDSVSTFYNRTEATEKLEEICETFKLCPRFCTLQSTSEKCSHYRIKNCEGICEGNESVTEYNLKVQAAVKALKENKPSFAIQGKGRTKDEIAFALVAEGQYKGFGFFDRSEAICNIEDYEPFLKLQTATYHTHAIIRSHLKKNGERNVVYFDEPLPLTTHRIKAIKKKSSQDTIFSEWK